The proteins below come from a single Prolixibacter sp. NT017 genomic window:
- a CDS encoding tetratricopeptide repeat protein: MRQKVLYIIGMLALVLISGTTFAQKAELDSITRADTLYAKGHYQQAASVYSGILKRGYESADLYFNLGNAYYKSGKITKAIINYERARLLAPNDDDIKYNLDLAQAHVVDNIQPLPEFFLTKWWHSIINTHSADEWGTQSMIAFFIFLVIFALFLFAQTVRRKKLAFWVSILALIWSGFTFSFASSQKSKLTHRNTAIITAPTVTVKGSPSETGTELFIIHEGLKVKLTDSLGTWKEIQLADGNKGWVQDSTMVRI; the protein is encoded by the coding sequence ATGAGACAAAAAGTATTATACATCATAGGAATGTTGGCGCTGGTGTTGATTTCCGGTACCACTTTCGCTCAAAAAGCAGAACTGGACTCGATTACCCGGGCCGATACCTTGTATGCAAAAGGGCATTACCAGCAGGCCGCCAGCGTTTATTCTGGCATTCTGAAGCGGGGATATGAATCAGCAGATCTCTATTTCAACCTGGGAAATGCTTATTACAAATCGGGAAAGATAACCAAGGCCATCATCAATTATGAGCGGGCCCGTTTGCTGGCTCCCAATGACGACGACATCAAATATAACCTCGATTTGGCGCAGGCTCATGTGGTCGATAACATTCAGCCGTTGCCCGAATTTTTCCTGACCAAATGGTGGCACAGTATTATTAATACGCATTCAGCGGATGAGTGGGGAACACAAAGCATGATAGCCTTCTTTATCTTCCTCGTCATCTTTGCCTTGTTTCTTTTTGCGCAAACGGTGCGCCGGAAGAAACTGGCATTCTGGGTTTCCATTTTGGCGCTTATCTGGTCGGGATTTACCTTCTCGTTTGCCTCGAGTCAGAAGAGCAAGCTAACGCACCGCAATACGGCCATTATCACGGCACCGACCGTTACCGTGAAAGGTTCGCCCAGTGAAACAGGGACGGAACTCTTCATTATTCACGAAGGCCTGAAGGTGAAACTTACCGACAGCCTCGGTACCTGGAAGGAAATTCAGCTGGCCGACGGCAACAAAGGTTGGGTGCAGGACTCAACCATGGTACGAATCTAA
- a CDS encoding BatD family protein, whose translation MMKKKTLFLLLFTLFAGLTARADDVRFSMSAPNVVELGSQFRLSFVLNTQGDNLKLPELNDFDVLMGPSTSNSTSIQMINGKTTRSVTFSYTYILQAKKEGKFTIQPATIDVDGKTYTSNPVTIQVVKGSSKPAGGGVDKPAATPGHIDSKDLFVKVDVNRKSVYKGEHLVATIKIYSRVNLSGFDDIELPNFEGFWSQDIDIPQQISLHREAYNGEIYNVGTLKKTILFPQQTGNITIKPVKIVALVRQRVQQPQSIFDDFFDQFSTVKATVFSQPVTIHVKSLPKAPANYSGGVGNFRLESSITATDVKANDAVTLKLKISGNGNLKLIDAPKVDFPPDFDTYDPKNTSDFKATESGLEGSTSFEYLVIPRHAGDFTIPAVNFVYFNPATGRYVTKTTKSYDLHVEKGAGNQSNTVVSSGLSKEDVKFLGKDIRYIKTDNNQLFQRNDTFFGSVNFYLIYLGGAFLVLIFYLFNMKRIRENANLARVKNRKASKVAMKHLKVARGVLKQNDAEKFYEAVTRAFWGYLSDKLTIPVADLNKERAAEALLQRSVSQELVDRFIETLDTCEFARFAPGGGTSTAMNEMYDKAVEVMSRMEKEIK comes from the coding sequence ATGATGAAGAAAAAGACCCTGTTTCTTCTCTTGTTTACGCTCTTTGCCGGCTTAACTGCCCGCGCCGACGACGTTCGGTTTTCGATGTCGGCGCCCAATGTGGTAGAGCTCGGAAGCCAGTTCCGGCTCTCTTTTGTGCTAAACACACAGGGAGATAACCTGAAACTTCCGGAGTTGAATGACTTCGATGTACTAATGGGACCCTCGACTTCCAACAGTACATCCATTCAGATGATCAACGGTAAAACGACTCGTTCGGTCACTTTCTCTTACACCTACATTCTGCAGGCAAAAAAAGAGGGAAAGTTCACCATTCAACCGGCCACCATTGACGTGGACGGAAAGACATACACGTCAAATCCGGTGACCATTCAGGTGGTAAAAGGTTCGTCGAAACCAGCGGGAGGAGGTGTCGATAAGCCGGCAGCTACACCAGGACATATCGATTCGAAGGATCTGTTTGTCAAGGTGGACGTGAACCGGAAATCGGTTTACAAAGGAGAGCATCTGGTTGCGACCATTAAGATTTACTCACGGGTGAACCTGAGTGGATTCGACGATATTGAACTACCGAACTTCGAAGGATTCTGGTCGCAGGATATCGATATCCCGCAACAGATTTCGTTACACCGGGAAGCCTATAACGGAGAAATATACAATGTGGGAACACTGAAGAAAACGATTCTTTTTCCGCAGCAAACCGGAAATATCACCATTAAACCGGTGAAAATTGTGGCGTTGGTGCGTCAGCGCGTACAGCAGCCGCAAAGTATTTTCGACGATTTCTTCGATCAGTTTTCAACGGTGAAAGCCACCGTGTTCAGTCAGCCTGTAACCATTCATGTGAAGTCGCTGCCTAAAGCGCCGGCCAATTATTCCGGAGGAGTCGGGAACTTCCGTCTCGAATCTTCTATTACGGCAACGGATGTAAAAGCCAACGATGCAGTAACGCTGAAGCTGAAGATTTCCGGAAACGGTAACCTCAAACTGATTGATGCGCCCAAGGTTGATTTCCCGCCGGATTTCGACACATACGATCCGAAGAATACCAGCGATTTCAAAGCGACGGAGAGTGGTCTGGAAGGAAGCACCTCGTTCGAATACCTGGTCATTCCGCGTCATGCCGGCGATTTTACCATTCCGGCTGTCAACTTTGTCTATTTCAATCCGGCAACGGGAAGATACGTGACCAAGACCACCAAGTCGTATGATTTGCATGTGGAAAAAGGAGCCGGTAACCAGTCGAACACGGTTGTCAGCAGCGGACTTTCCAAAGAAGATGTGAAATTCCTCGGAAAGGATATTCGTTACATCAAGACGGATAACAACCAATTGTTCCAGCGAAACGATACGTTCTTCGGTTCGGTGAACTTCTACCTGATTTATCTCGGAGGAGCATTCCTCGTACTCATATTCTATCTCTTTAACATGAAGCGCATCCGCGAGAATGCGAACCTGGCCCGGGTGAAAAACCGGAAAGCCAGCAAGGTGGCCATGAAACACCTGAAAGTGGCCCGCGGCGTTCTGAAGCAAAACGATGCGGAGAAATTCTACGAAGCAGTAACCCGCGCATTCTGGGGCTACCTCAGCGATAAGCTGACCATTCCGGTAGCCGATTTGAACAAGGAGCGCGCCGCAGAAGCGTTGCTGCAACGCAGTGTTTCGCAGGAGCTGGTCGATCGCTTTATCGAAACGCTCGATACATGTGAGTTTGCCCGATTCGCGCCGGGCGGAGGCACATCGACAGCCATGAATGAAATGTACGATAAGGCTGTTGAGGTGATGAGCCGCATGGAAAAAGAGATTAAGTAA
- a CDS encoding tetratricopeptide repeat protein, whose protein sequence is MRQIVLMAMILFLAVPVFAQKERKYIREGNSFFEKGLQDTASLDTVNFSKAEVAYRRALQEKPNDFKWKFNLADATYKQAKPGKAAEQFEQLAKETDNTKDKAMVYHNLGNSLLAQKKIDESIDAYKKSLRLNPNDMETKYNLAYAEKLKQQQKNKNKNKQNQQNKNNKDKNNKNNQDKNKQNKDQNKNNKDKQNQDKNKQDQNKQNQNKQNQNQNQNQQQQQQPQQNKISKQNAEQMLQALQNDERKTQEKVRKLKATKAQQRKVEKDW, encoded by the coding sequence ATGAGGCAAATCGTTCTCATGGCGATGATTCTATTCCTCGCGGTTCCGGTATTTGCGCAGAAAGAGCGGAAATACATCCGGGAAGGAAATAGTTTTTTCGAAAAAGGATTACAGGACACAGCCAGTCTCGACACAGTCAACTTCAGCAAGGCCGAAGTGGCTTATCGCAGAGCGCTGCAGGAGAAGCCCAACGATTTCAAGTGGAAATTCAATCTGGCGGATGCCACCTACAAGCAGGCCAAGCCCGGAAAAGCGGCCGAACAGTTTGAGCAGCTGGCCAAAGAGACCGACAATACCAAGGATAAGGCAATGGTCTACCATAACCTGGGAAATTCGTTGCTGGCGCAGAAAAAGATTGACGAGAGTATCGATGCCTATAAAAAGTCGTTGCGGTTGAATCCGAACGATATGGAAACCAAGTACAATCTCGCTTACGCGGAAAAATTGAAGCAGCAGCAGAAAAACAAGAACAAGAATAAACAGAACCAACAGAATAAGAACAACAAAGACAAGAATAACAAGAACAACCAGGATAAGAACAAACAAAACAAAGACCAGAACAAGAACAATAAGGACAAACAGAATCAGGATAAGAATAAACAAGATCAAAACAAGCAAAACCAGAATAAACAGAACCAAAACCAAAACCAAAATCAGCAGCAACAGCAGCAACCTCAGCAGAACAAGATCTCGAAACAAAATGCCGAGCAGATGTTGCAGGCCCTGCAAAACGATGAGCGAAAAACACAGGAAAAAGTGCGTAAGCTGAAAGCGACAAAGGCGCAGCAGCGTAAGGTTGAAAAGGATTGGTAG
- a CDS encoding VWA domain-containing protein, which translates to MESFRFANPEYLYLLLVIPAFAIVFWLARRGRRRAIRKFGNPELLAGLMPNVSNGRPVVKFWIWMLALAFIIVGVARPQFGSKLKTVKRKGIEIMIALDVSNSMLAQDIKPDRLDRAKRAIAKLTDRLNQDKIGLIVFAGQAYIQLPITTDYASAKLFLSSVNTNMVPVQGTAIGAAINLAARSFSPNFEGNKTIIVITDGENHEDNPVAAAKAAYEKGITVNTIGMGLPEGAPIPVTLPNGEQGYRKDSQGNTIITKLDQKMLTEIADAGGGTYIRANNAQIGLNTLFDELNKLQKAEIESRVYSDYEDQYGYFLIMALALILIDFLVLDRKNRWLKNYSLFK; encoded by the coding sequence ATGGAATCATTTAGGTTCGCAAATCCCGAATATTTATACCTCTTGCTGGTGATACCGGCATTTGCCATCGTCTTTTGGCTGGCCAGAAGAGGACGACGTAGAGCCATTCGCAAATTTGGAAATCCGGAGTTGCTGGCTGGTTTGATGCCCAACGTGTCGAACGGTCGTCCGGTAGTGAAATTCTGGATATGGATGCTGGCTTTGGCATTTATAATTGTCGGAGTCGCTCGTCCGCAGTTTGGCTCGAAACTAAAAACAGTAAAACGCAAGGGAATCGAGATCATGATTGCCCTCGATGTATCGAACAGTATGCTGGCTCAGGACATTAAACCCGATAGGCTGGACCGGGCGAAAAGAGCCATTGCCAAATTGACCGACCGGCTCAACCAGGATAAAATCGGGTTGATCGTGTTTGCTGGGCAGGCTTATATTCAGTTACCGATTACGACCGATTATGCGTCGGCAAAACTGTTTTTGAGTTCGGTAAATACCAATATGGTTCCGGTGCAGGGAACAGCCATTGGAGCAGCCATCAACCTGGCAGCCCGTTCGTTCTCGCCGAATTTCGAGGGAAATAAAACCATCATTGTGATTACCGACGGTGAAAACCATGAAGATAATCCGGTTGCGGCAGCCAAAGCGGCGTACGAAAAAGGAATCACTGTCAACACCATTGGAATGGGACTTCCCGAAGGAGCACCGATTCCGGTTACGTTGCCCAACGGAGAACAAGGTTACCGGAAGGACAGCCAAGGGAACACGATTATTACGAAGTTGGATCAGAAGATGCTGACCGAAATTGCGGATGCGGGAGGAGGAACGTATATCCGGGCCAACAATGCACAGATCGGATTGAATACTTTGTTCGACGAGTTGAACAAGCTGCAAAAAGCGGAAATTGAATCGCGGGTGTATTCCGATTATGAAGACCAATATGGGTATTTCCTAATCATGGCTCTGGCATTGATTTTGATCGATTTCCTCGTGCTCGACAGGAAAAACAGGTGGTTGAAAAATTACAGTTTATTTAAATAA
- a CDS encoding VWA domain-containing protein, whose product MSQITYAHPAFFYLFLLFIPMIVWYVWQQKKSRASIQLSTLKGFEGAPRTWKHYLRHLLFVLKLGVLSLLIMALARPQSTSSWENATTEGIDIVMALDISSSMLARDFQPDRLDAAKNIAIQFISGRPYDRIGLVVFAGESFTQCPLTTDHAVLINLFKDIHTGMIEDGTAIGEGLATAVARLKDSKAKSKVVILLTDGENNRGEIAPVTAAEIAKTFGVRVYTIGIGSIGTAPYPVQTPFGTQMRQMQVKIDEPMLKQIASITGGEYFRATDNAKLKEIYKEIDKLEKSKIDVKQFSRKTEEFERFALPALLLTLLLVFLKNTIFRNIP is encoded by the coding sequence TATGTGTGGCAGCAGAAGAAATCGCGGGCAAGCATTCAATTATCGACACTGAAAGGTTTTGAGGGGGCACCCCGCACGTGGAAGCATTATCTGCGTCATCTGCTTTTTGTATTGAAGTTGGGCGTGTTATCGTTATTGATTATGGCACTGGCCCGCCCGCAGTCGACTTCCAGCTGGGAGAATGCCACCACCGAAGGAATCGATATTGTTATGGCACTCGATATTTCCAGTTCGATGCTGGCACGTGACTTTCAGCCTGACCGGTTGGATGCTGCCAAAAATATCGCCATTCAGTTTATTTCCGGCCGACCTTACGACCGGATTGGCCTGGTGGTTTTTGCCGGCGAGAGTTTTACGCAGTGTCCGTTGACAACCGATCATGCGGTATTGATTAACCTGTTCAAGGATATCCATACCGGGATGATCGAGGACGGAACAGCTATCGGGGAGGGGTTGGCAACAGCCGTAGCTCGTTTGAAGGACAGTAAAGCCAAAAGCAAAGTGGTAATTCTGTTGACCGATGGTGAGAATAACCGCGGCGAAATTGCGCCGGTTACCGCAGCCGAAATTGCCAAAACATTTGGAGTTCGTGTTTACACTATCGGAATCGGCTCGATTGGCACGGCGCCTTATCCGGTACAGACTCCCTTCGGTACCCAGATGAGGCAAATGCAGGTGAAGATTGATGAACCAATGTTGAAACAAATCGCGTCGATTACCGGAGGGGAATACTTCCGGGCCACCGATAATGCCAAGTTGAAAGAAATTTACAAAGAGATTGACAAACTGGAAAAATCGAAAATAGATGTGAAGCAGTTCAGCAGGAAGACGGAGGAATTCGAACGTTTTGCTCTTCCGGCCCTGTTACTGACGCTGTTGCTGGTGTTCCTGAAGAACACGATTTTCAGGAATATTCCGTAA